Proteins from a single region of Bos indicus x Bos taurus breed Angus x Brahman F1 hybrid chromosome 29, Bos_hybrid_MaternalHap_v2.0, whole genome shotgun sequence:
- the TIRAP gene encoding toll/interleukin-1 receptor domain-containing adapter protein isoform X3: MQPWPGGAEDSHSAGHAELILYWFRQALARKPTKMPVSPESALSDVSHPSSPDSPPSLGSSSEVSPIPAPSHRSADGGGGSGNSGNSSGGRWSKDYDVCVCHSEEDLAAAQELVSYLEGGAASLRCFLQLRDATPGGAIVSELCHALSSSHCRVLLITPGFLRDPWCRYQMLQALSEAPGAEGRTIPLMSGLSRAAYPAELRYMYFVDGRGPEGGFRQVKEAVMRYLQTLG, translated from the exons ATGCAACCCTGGCCAGGTGGCGCAGAGGACAGTCACTCTGCTGGTCATGCTGAGCTCATACTCT ACTGGTTCAGGCAGGCCCTGGCGAGGAAGCCCACGAAGATGCCCGTCTCCCCAGAAAGCGCCCTCAGTGACGTTTCACACCCGAGCTCACCGGACagccccccatccctgggctcCAGCTCAGAGGTGTCTCCCATCCCTGCACCGTCGCACAGGAGCGCTGACGGTGGCGGCGGCAGCGGCAACAGCGGCAACAGCAGCGGCGGCCGCTGGAGCAAGGACTATGATGTGTGCGTGTGCCACAGCGAGGAGGACCTGGCGGCCGCCCAGGAGCTGGTCTCCTACCTGGAGGGCGGTGCCGCCAGCCTGCGCTGCTTCTTGCAGCTTCGCGACGCCACCCCAGGTGGCGCCATCGTGTCCGAGCTGTGCCACGCGCTGAGCAGCAGCCACTGCCGCGTGCTGCTCATTACCCCCGGCTTCCTCCGGGACCCGTGGTGCAGGTACCAGATGCTGCAGGCGCTGAGCGAGGCCCCCGGGGCCGAGGGCCGCACCATCCCCCTGATGTCCGGCCTCAGCAGAGCCGCCTACCCCGCCGAGCTCCGATACATGTACTTCGTGGACGGCCGCGGTCCCGAAGGTGGCTTCCGCCAAGTTAAGGAGGCTGTCATGCGGT ACCTGCAGACCCTTGGCTGA
- the TIRAP gene encoding toll/interleukin-1 receptor domain-containing adapter protein isoform X2, which translates to MASSTSSPAPGSRSKKPLGKMADWFRQALARKPTKMPVSPESALSDVSHPSSPDSPPSLGSSSEVSPIPAPSHRSADGGGGSGNSGNSSGGRWSKDYDVCVCHSEEDLAAAQELVSYLEGGAASLRCFLQLRDATPGGAIVSELCHALSSSHCRVLLITPGFLRDPWCRYQMLQALSEAPGAEGRTIPLMSGLSRAAYPAELRYMYFVDGRGPEGGFRQVKEAVMRYLQTLG; encoded by the exons ATGGCATCATCAACCTCCTCCCCGGCTCCTGGCTCCAGGTCCAAGAAGCCTCTGGGCAAGATGGCTG ACTGGTTCAGGCAGGCCCTGGCGAGGAAGCCCACGAAGATGCCCGTCTCCCCAGAAAGCGCCCTCAGTGACGTTTCACACCCGAGCTCACCGGACagccccccatccctgggctcCAGCTCAGAGGTGTCTCCCATCCCTGCACCGTCGCACAGGAGCGCTGACGGTGGCGGCGGCAGCGGCAACAGCGGCAACAGCAGCGGCGGCCGCTGGAGCAAGGACTATGATGTGTGCGTGTGCCACAGCGAGGAGGACCTGGCGGCCGCCCAGGAGCTGGTCTCCTACCTGGAGGGCGGTGCCGCCAGCCTGCGCTGCTTCTTGCAGCTTCGCGACGCCACCCCAGGTGGCGCCATCGTGTCCGAGCTGTGCCACGCGCTGAGCAGCAGCCACTGCCGCGTGCTGCTCATTACCCCCGGCTTCCTCCGGGACCCGTGGTGCAGGTACCAGATGCTGCAGGCGCTGAGCGAGGCCCCCGGGGCCGAGGGCCGCACCATCCCCCTGATGTCCGGCCTCAGCAGAGCCGCCTACCCCGCCGAGCTCCGATACATGTACTTCGTGGACGGCCGCGGTCCCGAAGGTGGCTTCCGCCAAGTTAAGGAGGCTGTCATGCGGT ACCTGCAGACCCTTGGCTGA